A single region of the Bacillota bacterium genome encodes:
- the sigG gene encoding RNA polymerase sporulation sigma factor SigG, whose amino-acid sequence MLANKVEICGVNTSKLPVLTNAKMRELFAKVKAGDRKSREELISGNLRLVLSVIQRFSNRGEYVDDLFQVGCVGLMKAIDNFDLNQNVKFSTYAVPMIIGEIRRYLRDNNPIRVSRSLRDIAYKALQVRDTLVNRFSREPSINEIAEELKLPCEEVVYALDAIQEPISLFEPIYHDGGDPIYVMDQIGDEKNQDSIWLEGIAIREAMRKLTDRERLILTLRFYEGKTQMEVAEEIGISQAQVSRLEKAALQRMKKHI is encoded by the coding sequence TTGCTGGCAAACAAGGTAGAAATATGCGGCGTAAACACCTCGAAGCTCCCCGTACTGACAAACGCCAAGATGCGGGAGTTGTTTGCCAAGGTCAAGGCCGGCGACAGGAAGTCCCGCGAGGAGCTCATCAGTGGAAACCTGAGGCTCGTGTTGAGCGTAATTCAGAGGTTCTCCAACCGCGGGGAATACGTGGACGACCTGTTCCAGGTCGGCTGCGTCGGCCTGATGAAGGCCATTGACAACTTCGACCTGAACCAGAACGTGAAGTTCTCGACGTACGCCGTTCCGATGATAATAGGTGAGATCCGCAGGTACCTGAGGGACAACAACCCCATCCGCGTGAGCCGCTCGCTGAGGGACATAGCGTACAAGGCGCTTCAGGTGAGGGACACGCTCGTCAACAGGTTCTCGCGGGAGCCGTCCATCAACGAGATAGCTGAGGAACTCAAGCTGCCGTGCGAAGAGGTCGTATACGCCCTCGACGCGATACAGGAGCCGATCTCGCTGTTCGAGCCCATATATCACGATGGCGGCGACCCTATCTACGTGATGGACCAGATTGGAGACGAGAAGAACCAGGATTCGATCTGGCTGGAGGGGATAGCCATCAGGGAGGCGATGAGGAAGCTGACCGACAGGGAGAGACTCATACTTACGTTGCGGTTCTATGAGGGGAAAACGCAGATGGAGGTCGCCGAGGAAATCGGCATCTCGCAGGCGCAGGTTTCCAGGCTCGAGAAAGCGGCGCTGCAGCGTATGAAGAAGCATATATGA